The following are encoded in a window of Mycolicibacterium tusciae JS617 genomic DNA:
- a CDS encoding ROK family transcriptional regulator: MNGSDDHRAVRVGTSTDDVRRRNLSSVLTLVHHHRALSRAELTRYTGLSRSTTKDLVEELVARGLVDEAPAPSVSQVGRPSPIVRPGDRVLAVAVTPEVDAVTVGVVAMGGAVLDMVRCPTERVPTPADTVAIATEAVGRIRRDLREGQVLTAVGVAVPGLVHGPESAVQLAPNLDWHDVEIGQMLSAAMKLPVYAANDANVGAIAEHLFGNHPNADHLIYVNGGPSGIGAGFVVAGGLLEGVAGYAGELGHTYVGGREICHCGSVGCLETEVTQAPLARLLAELDSAPGGAQPCPSSAESDVLDRQTRALAIALGNAVNMLNPRLIVLGGFLRVFPACAAAVLRAELARRSMGAPRDLVRVVPATLGADTLVIGAAELAFAPVLADPGRF, encoded by the coding sequence ATGAACGGCTCGGACGATCATCGGGCTGTTCGGGTGGGAACCAGCACCGATGACGTTCGGCGACGCAACCTGTCCAGCGTCCTCACGCTGGTGCACCATCACCGGGCGCTCAGCCGCGCCGAGTTGACCCGCTACACCGGGCTGTCGCGATCGACGACCAAGGATCTCGTCGAGGAGTTGGTGGCGCGGGGCCTGGTCGACGAGGCCCCGGCGCCGTCGGTGTCGCAGGTCGGGCGGCCCAGTCCCATCGTGCGCCCGGGTGATCGGGTGCTCGCGGTCGCGGTTACCCCCGAGGTCGACGCCGTCACCGTCGGAGTCGTGGCGATGGGAGGTGCGGTGCTGGACATGGTGCGCTGCCCGACCGAGCGGGTTCCGACCCCGGCGGACACCGTGGCCATCGCCACCGAGGCGGTCGGCCGGATCCGCCGCGACCTGCGCGAGGGCCAGGTGCTGACAGCGGTCGGTGTGGCGGTACCCGGGCTGGTGCATGGTCCCGAATCGGCGGTGCAACTGGCGCCCAACCTGGACTGGCATGACGTCGAGATCGGGCAGATGCTCAGCGCAGCAATGAAATTGCCGGTGTACGCGGCCAACGATGCCAACGTCGGTGCGATTGCCGAGCACCTGTTCGGCAACCATCCCAATGCCGATCATTTGATCTATGTCAACGGCGGGCCCAGCGGTATCGGGGCCGGCTTCGTGGTGGCCGGCGGCCTGCTCGAGGGCGTCGCCGGCTATGCGGGCGAACTGGGCCACACCTACGTCGGTGGTCGCGAAATCTGCCATTGCGGCAGTGTCGGCTGCCTGGAGACCGAGGTGACCCAGGCGCCGTTGGCCCGCCTGCTCGCTGAGCTCGACAGCGCACCCGGCGGCGCGCAGCCCTGCCCCAGCTCCGCGGAGAGCGATGTGCTCGATCGGCAGACCCGCGCCTTGGCCATCGCCCTCGGCAACGCCGTCAACATGTTGAATCCACGGCTGATCGTGCTCGGCGGATTTCTGCGGGTCTTTCCCGCCTGCGCCGCGGCGGTGCTGCGCGCCGAATTGGCGCGGCGCTCCATGGGGGCGCCACGGGACCTGGTTCGCGTGGTACCCGCAACGCTGGGCGCCGATACGTTGGTGATCGGCGCGGCCGAGTTGGCATTCGCGCCCGTGCTCGCCGATCCCGGGAGGTTCTGA
- a CDS encoding ATP-binding cassette domain-containing protein: MSSASVPAEAILELQGVNKSFGVVHVLHDVDFRVYPGQVTALVGDNGAGKSTLVKAIAGIHPIDSGTYLFEGKPVTVHSPNEVSALGVEVVYQDLALCDNLDIVENMFLGRELTTRGLLDEARMETMARKALTSLSVRTVKSVRQTVASLSGGQRQTVAIAKSVLWNSKVVLLDEPTAALGVAQTRQVIDLVRRLADQGLGVVLISHNMADVFEVADRICALYLGRVAADVKASDVTHGQIVELITAGRSGSLGLAPAQAAESM, from the coding sequence ATGAGCTCCGCGTCTGTCCCGGCCGAGGCGATCCTCGAATTGCAGGGTGTCAACAAGAGTTTCGGCGTGGTCCATGTGCTCCATGACGTCGACTTCCGCGTATACCCCGGCCAGGTGACGGCGCTGGTCGGGGACAACGGCGCCGGAAAATCGACACTGGTCAAAGCGATCGCCGGAATTCACCCCATCGACAGCGGCACTTACCTGTTCGAGGGAAAGCCCGTGACCGTGCACAGTCCGAACGAGGTGTCGGCGCTGGGCGTCGAAGTCGTATACCAGGACTTGGCGCTGTGCGACAACCTCGACATCGTCGAGAACATGTTCCTGGGACGGGAACTCACGACCAGGGGGCTGCTCGACGAGGCACGAATGGAGACGATGGCCCGTAAGGCGCTGACCTCACTGTCGGTACGCACGGTCAAGTCCGTGCGTCAGACGGTGGCGAGCCTGTCCGGGGGACAACGCCAGACGGTGGCGATCGCGAAGTCGGTGCTGTGGAACTCCAAGGTGGTCCTGCTCGACGAACCCACCGCGGCCCTCGGCGTCGCGCAGACGCGTCAGGTGATCGACCTGGTGCGCAGGCTCGCCGATCAAGGACTGGGAGTCGTGCTGATATCTCACAACATGGCCGACGTCTTCGAGGTCGCCGACCGGATCTGCGCGCTGTATCTCGGACGGGTGGCCGCCGACGTCAAGGCCTCCGACGTCACCCACGGCCAGATCGTGGAGCTCATCACCGCTGGACGTTCCGGCAGCCTCGGCCTCGCTCCTGCGCAGGCCGCAGAGTCGATGTGA
- a CDS encoding sugar ABC transporter permease yields MASEISTVSSQSDSLPDSQSDVALGDEGFSGDIHADQSFGDAVRGYLQRVRGGDMGSLPAILGLVVLFVVFGLANDRFLSALNLANLVTQAGSICVLAMGLVFVLLLGDIDLSAGVAGGVSACATALIVVNLSWPWWAAILAGISCGALIGLAIGLLRAKLGIPSFVVTLAFFLGLQGVTLKLIGEGGSVRVDEPVIRGLTISNVPVAIGWAIALTVVIGFAGLEVYQHRRKTALQLSHAPLGVVVARVAAAAAVVLGVTFVLSVNRSVNSNVEISGIPYVMPLILVLLIVMTLVLKRTSYGRHIYAVGGNAEAARRAGISVDRIRVSVFVVCSSLAALSGIIAASYAGKVSAASGAGNVLLYAVGAAVIGGTSLFGGKGRAIDAVIGGVVVATIANGLGLLNQSSYINFLVTGGVLLLAASVDAISRRRRSSTGLG; encoded by the coding sequence ATGGCCAGCGAGATAAGCACTGTCAGTTCTCAATCCGATTCTCTACCCGATTCTCAATCCGATGTCGCCCTTGGCGACGAGGGCTTCTCCGGCGACATCCATGCCGACCAATCGTTCGGTGACGCGGTACGCGGTTACCTGCAGCGCGTCCGCGGCGGGGATATGGGTTCGCTGCCCGCGATCCTGGGCCTCGTCGTGCTGTTCGTGGTATTCGGTCTGGCCAACGACCGCTTCCTGTCGGCATTGAACCTGGCCAACCTCGTCACCCAGGCCGGCTCCATCTGCGTGCTGGCGATGGGGCTGGTGTTCGTGCTGCTGCTCGGTGACATCGACCTGTCCGCGGGGGTGGCAGGCGGGGTATCGGCATGCGCGACTGCGCTTATCGTCGTCAACCTGAGCTGGCCGTGGTGGGCTGCAATCCTGGCCGGCATTTCCTGCGGCGCGCTGATCGGCCTCGCCATCGGCCTGCTGCGCGCCAAACTCGGGATTCCGTCGTTCGTGGTCACGTTGGCGTTCTTCCTCGGCCTGCAGGGGGTGACGCTGAAACTCATTGGCGAGGGCGGGTCGGTCCGAGTCGACGAGCCGGTGATCCGCGGCCTGACGATCAGCAATGTGCCCGTTGCCATCGGCTGGGCGATCGCGCTGACAGTGGTGATTGGCTTCGCCGGCCTCGAGGTCTATCAACACCGGCGCAAGACGGCGCTGCAGCTGTCGCACGCCCCACTCGGCGTGGTCGTCGCGCGCGTGGCCGCTGCGGCCGCAGTCGTTCTCGGTGTCACGTTCGTGCTCAGTGTCAACCGCAGCGTCAACTCCAACGTGGAGATCAGCGGCATTCCGTACGTGATGCCGTTGATCCTGGTGCTGCTCATCGTCATGACGCTCGTGCTCAAACGCACGTCATATGGCAGGCACATCTATGCCGTGGGCGGTAACGCCGAGGCGGCGCGCCGGGCAGGCATCTCCGTCGACCGCATCCGGGTTTCGGTGTTCGTCGTCTGCTCGTCGTTGGCCGCGTTGAGCGGAATTATCGCGGCGTCCTACGCAGGTAAGGTGTCAGCGGCCTCCGGTGCGGGCAACGTACTGCTGTACGCGGTCGGCGCGGCCGTCATCGGCGGCACCAGCCTGTTCGGCGGTAAGGGCCGGGCCATCGACGCCGTGATCGGTGGCGTGGTGGTCGCGACGATCGCCAACGGACTGGGCCTGCTCAATCAGTCGTCCTATATCAACTTTCTGGTCACCGGCGGAGTGCTGCTCCTGGCAGCGAGCGTGGATGCGATCTCCCGCAGGCGACGCTCCTCGACCGGTTTGGGGTAA
- a CDS encoding sugar ABC transporter substrate-binding protein: protein MKRTSSLLAAAVIGVGLTLTACGSDSGSGSGSGSESTAATGKVGVILPDTKSSVRWETKDRPALEAAFKSAGVDYTIQNAEGSADTMATIADGMIADGVTVLAIVNLDSDSGASIQEKAATQGVKTIDYDRLTLGGSADVYVSFDNTKVGELQGQGLVDCLGGKPANVVFLNGSPTDNNATLFSEGAHSVIDATPTITNVGEQAVPDWDNDKAVTIFEQLYTAADGRVDGVYAANDGLAGSVISILEKNKRAGQVPVTGQDATVEGLQNILAGTQCMTVYKSATEEANALAEVAIALSKGEEPKTSSTSRDDTGGRDVPSVLLTPKSITKDTVGVVFDDGGQSKDDVCTGQFAPMCAAAGV, encoded by the coding sequence GTGAAGCGAACCAGCAGCCTGCTCGCCGCAGCAGTCATCGGGGTCGGCCTGACGCTGACGGCGTGCGGATCGGACTCGGGCTCAGGCTCAGGCTCAGGCTCAGAGTCCACAGCGGCAACGGGCAAGGTCGGCGTCATCCTGCCGGACACCAAGTCGTCTGTCCGCTGGGAGACCAAGGACCGTCCCGCGCTCGAGGCCGCGTTCAAGAGCGCCGGAGTCGACTACACGATTCAGAACGCCGAAGGATCTGCCGACACGATGGCCACCATTGCCGACGGGATGATCGCCGATGGCGTCACCGTACTGGCGATCGTCAACCTCGACTCGGACAGCGGTGCCTCGATTCAGGAGAAGGCGGCCACCCAAGGCGTCAAGACCATCGACTATGACCGCCTCACCCTGGGTGGTTCCGCCGACGTCTACGTCTCGTTCGATAACACCAAAGTCGGTGAACTCCAGGGCCAGGGGCTCGTCGACTGCCTCGGTGGCAAGCCGGCAAATGTCGTGTTCCTCAACGGCTCTCCCACCGACAACAACGCGACACTGTTCAGCGAGGGCGCTCATTCGGTGATCGACGCGACACCGACGATCACCAACGTCGGCGAACAGGCGGTGCCGGACTGGGACAACGACAAAGCGGTCACCATCTTCGAGCAGCTCTACACCGCCGCCGACGGACGTGTCGATGGGGTGTACGCGGCCAACGACGGTTTGGCCGGGTCGGTCATCTCGATCCTGGAGAAGAACAAGCGCGCCGGCCAGGTGCCCGTCACCGGTCAGGACGCGACCGTCGAAGGCCTGCAGAACATCCTCGCCGGAACCCAGTGCATGACCGTCTACAAGTCGGCCACCGAAGAGGCCAATGCGCTGGCCGAAGTGGCGATCGCACTCTCCAAGGGTGAGGAGCCCAAGACCAGCAGCACCTCGCGCGACGACACGGGCGGCCGCGACGTTCCGTCGGTGCTCCTGACGCCGAAGTCGATCACCAAGGACACGGTGGGCGTCGTCTTCGACGACGGCGGACAGTCCAAGGACGACGTGTGCACCGGGCAGTTCGCGCCCATGTGCGCGGCCGCGGGAGTCTGA
- the xylA gene encoding xylose isomerase: protein MTVLESHAPASERLIPSRSDKFSFGLWTIGWPGIDPFGVATRPAVDVVEAVERLAALGAYGLTLHDDDLFAFGSSDSERQRMIDRLTSALSASGLVVPMVTTNLFTQPVFKDGGFTSNDRGVRRFALRKVLRNIDLAAELGAETFVMWGGREGSEYDSAKDVQAALERYREALDMLCEYVIDQGTGLRFAIEPKPNEPRGDILLPTVGHALAFIETLAHPEMVGVNPETGHEQMAGLNFVHGISQALYSGKLFHIDLNGQRGIKFDQDLVFGHGDLANAFALVDLLEHGGPDGGPAYDGPRHFDYKPSRTEDADGVWASAAANMRMYLLLRQRAAAFRADPAVREAMAAAKVSELRESTLAAGETYVDLLADPTAYEEFDTGAYFGGKGCGFVALNQLAIEHLMGAR from the coding sequence ATGACCGTCCTGGAGTCCCACGCCCCGGCATCGGAACGTCTGATACCGAGCCGTTCCGACAAATTCTCGTTCGGACTGTGGACCATCGGTTGGCCGGGCATCGACCCGTTCGGCGTCGCCACCCGGCCCGCGGTCGACGTCGTCGAGGCCGTGGAGCGGCTGGCCGCGCTGGGGGCGTACGGACTGACGTTGCACGACGACGACCTGTTCGCGTTCGGCAGCTCCGACTCCGAGCGCCAGCGGATGATCGACCGATTGACCTCCGCATTGAGCGCCTCGGGTCTGGTCGTGCCGATGGTCACGACAAATCTGTTCACCCAGCCGGTGTTCAAGGACGGCGGCTTCACCAGTAACGACCGCGGCGTGCGCCGCTTCGCCCTGCGCAAAGTCCTGCGCAACATCGATCTGGCCGCCGAACTCGGTGCCGAGACCTTCGTGATGTGGGGCGGGAGGGAAGGTAGCGAATACGACTCGGCCAAGGACGTCCAGGCTGCCCTGGAACGCTATCGCGAGGCTCTGGACATGTTGTGCGAGTACGTGATCGACCAGGGCACCGGACTTCGGTTCGCAATCGAGCCCAAGCCCAACGAGCCGCGCGGCGACATCCTGCTACCCACGGTGGGGCACGCACTGGCGTTCATCGAGACACTCGCGCACCCGGAGATGGTCGGCGTCAATCCCGAGACGGGCCACGAGCAGATGGCGGGGCTGAACTTCGTGCACGGCATCAGCCAAGCTCTCTACAGCGGCAAGCTCTTCCACATCGACCTCAACGGCCAACGCGGCATCAAGTTCGACCAAGATCTGGTGTTCGGCCACGGTGATCTGGCCAACGCCTTTGCGTTGGTTGACCTGCTCGAGCACGGCGGTCCCGACGGTGGCCCGGCCTATGACGGACCGCGGCATTTCGACTACAAGCCCAGCCGCACGGAAGACGCCGACGGGGTTTGGGCGTCGGCCGCGGCCAACATGCGGATGTACCTGTTGCTGCGCCAGCGCGCCGCGGCGTTCCGCGCCGACCCGGCCGTGCGTGAGGCGATGGCGGCGGCCAAGGTGTCCGAATTGCGCGAATCCACCTTGGCGGCCGGCGAGACCTATGTCGATCTACTGGCAGACCCGACCGCCTACGAAGAGTTCGACACCGGCGCGTACTTCGGTGGAAAGGGTTGCGGCTTCGTGGCTCTCAACCAGCTGGCGATCGAGCACCTGATGGGCGCGAGGTGA
- a CDS encoding ISL3 family transposase — protein sequence MRVSTAFNRLLQIPGTSVTDVVIGDRDVELTVRVTARRLQCPCGKRVKGAYDRRRRRWRHIDLAAHRLWLVYEIRRLNCPDCGVRTEHVPWARPGARHTRDFEDTVLWLAARTDRTTVATLLRCAWETVTAIINRTVDELLDQRRLDQIYRIGVDEICYRHPHKYLTIIGDHATATVIDVRPGRGVDSLAAFYNTLTPEQRGDVDAVSMDGSTAFRAATETALPDAAICYDTFHVMQWTNRALDEVFSAAMATNRADFDMSSGQWRRARTALRTGAERLNPARHQLVATITTQNRDIGTAWRLKEQLRELFRTAQPGRSPRQLRRWIRRARDSGVRPFQLLARRLEQHFDGIINTIKLGITNALIEGINAKIRLINARGYGHHSAESLTSMIYLMLGGISPKLPTTR from the coding sequence GTGCGCGTCAGTACTGCATTTAACCGTCTGCTGCAGATTCCTGGAACCAGTGTCACCGATGTCGTGATCGGTGACCGAGACGTCGAGCTCACCGTCCGCGTCACAGCCCGTAGATTGCAGTGCCCCTGCGGCAAACGCGTCAAGGGGGCCTACGACCGGCGTCGGCGCCGCTGGCGACATATCGACTTAGCCGCGCATCGTTTGTGGCTGGTCTACGAGATTCGCCGGCTGAATTGCCCCGACTGCGGGGTCCGCACCGAACACGTGCCCTGGGCTCGCCCCGGGGCACGCCACACCCGCGACTTCGAGGACACCGTGCTGTGGCTGGCCGCCCGCACCGACCGCACCACGGTGGCGACCTTACTGCGCTGCGCCTGGGAAACGGTGACCGCGATCATCAACCGCACCGTCGACGAACTGCTCGACCAGCGCCGCCTCGACCAGATCTACCGGATCGGCGTCGACGAGATCTGCTATCGCCACCCCCACAAATATCTGACCATCATCGGCGATCACGCCACCGCCACGGTGATCGACGTGCGACCCGGCAGAGGCGTGGATTCCCTTGCCGCCTTTTACAACACGCTCACACCCGAACAACGCGGCGACGTCGATGCCGTCTCGATGGACGGATCGACCGCGTTCCGCGCCGCCACCGAAACCGCACTGCCCGACGCAGCCATCTGCTACGACACCTTTCACGTCATGCAGTGGACCAACCGGGCACTCGATGAGGTGTTCTCCGCAGCAATGGCCACCAACCGCGCCGACTTCGACATGTCCTCCGGGCAATGGCGACGAGCACGCACGGCACTGCGCACTGGCGCTGAACGCCTCAACCCCGCACGCCACCAGCTGGTCGCGACGATCACCACCCAGAACCGCGACATCGGCACCGCATGGCGGCTCAAAGAACAACTGCGCGAGCTCTTTCGCACCGCTCAACCCGGCCGATCCCCACGACAGCTCCGCCGCTGGATTCGACGTGCCCGCGACAGTGGAGTCCGGCCATTCCAACTCCTCGCCCGCCGCCTCGAGCAGCACTTCGACGGCATCATCAACACCATCAAACTCGGCATCACCAACGCACTCATCGAAGGCATCAACGCCAAGATCCGACTCATCAACGCCCGCGGCTACGGCCACCACTCCGCCGAATCCCTCACCTCGATGATCTACCTCATGCTCGGCGGAATCAGCCCAAAACTGCCCACAACAAGGTGA
- a CDS encoding error-prone DNA polymerase: MGWHTGPPSWTEMERVLNGKPRRAGWPIDQQVGDGGDSPAWSRKRGSYEPLGVDRPGSSVPYAELHTHSAYSFLDGASTPEELVEEAARLDLRAIALTDHDGLYGVVRFAEAARELDVQTVFGAELSLGGGDRTDDPDPPGPHLLVLARGPEGYRRLSRELAKAHLAGGEKGKLRYDYDELTEAAGGHWHILTGCRKGHVRQALSEGGPEAATKALADLVDRFGRDRVSIELTHHGYPCDDERNAALVELASRFGLGVVATTGAHFAEPSRGRLAMAMGAIRARRSMDEAAGYLAPLGGSHLRSGEEMARLFATVPEVVTAAADLGEQCAFGLALIAPQLPPFDVPDGHTEDSWLRHLVMAGARNRYGPPERAQRAYAQIEHELKIIDQLTFPGYFLVVHDITRFCKENNILAQGRGSAANSAVCYALGVTNVDPVANELLFERFLSPARDGPPDIDIDIESDLRENVIQYVYNRYGRDYAAQVANVITYRGRSAVRDMARALGFSQGQQDAWSKQIGQWGNLTEETHVEDVPEPVIDLAVQISNLPRHMGIHSGGMVICDRPIADVCPVEWARMENRSVLQWDKDDCAAIGLVKFDLLGLGMLSALHYCIDLVREHKGLDVDLAKLDLSEAAVYEMLQRADSVGVFQVESRAQMATLPRLKPRVFYDLVVEVALIRPGPIQGGSVHPYIKRRNGEERVTYEHPSMEAALRKTLGVPLFQEQLMQLAVDCAGFSAAEADQLRRAMGSKRSTDRMRRLRGRFYDGMRARHGITGEVADRIYEKLEAFANFGFPESHSLSFASLVFYSSWFKLHHPAAFCAALLRAQPMGFYSPQSLVADARRHGVEVHGPDANASLAHATLEDAGNVVRLGLGSVRHIGDELAERIVDERNANGPFTSLLDLTQRIQLSVPQTEALATAGALGCFGITRREGLWAAGAAATQRPDRLPGVGSSSQIPSLPGMTELELAAADVWATGVSSDSYPTQFLRENLDALGVVPANKLLEVPDGTRVLVAGAVTHRQRPGTAQGVTFVNLEDETGMVNVLCSRGVWARHRKLAQTASALLIRGQVQNATGAVTVVAERMGKLDMRVTSKSRDFR, translated from the coding sequence ATGGGCTGGCACACCGGACCGCCGAGCTGGACGGAAATGGAGCGGGTGCTCAACGGTAAACCGCGCCGTGCCGGCTGGCCCATCGATCAGCAGGTGGGCGACGGCGGGGACAGTCCGGCCTGGTCGCGCAAGCGCGGATCCTATGAGCCGCTCGGCGTCGACCGGCCGGGTTCGTCGGTGCCATATGCGGAATTGCATACGCATTCGGCGTACAGCTTCCTCGACGGTGCCAGCACACCGGAGGAACTCGTCGAGGAGGCCGCCAGGCTCGATCTGCGCGCCATCGCGCTGACCGATCACGACGGTCTCTACGGGGTGGTGCGCTTCGCCGAGGCCGCCAGGGAACTCGACGTGCAGACGGTGTTCGGCGCCGAACTGTCGCTCGGCGGGGGCGACCGGACCGATGACCCTGATCCGCCAGGGCCGCATCTGCTGGTGCTCGCCCGCGGCCCGGAGGGATACCGGCGACTGTCGCGTGAGCTCGCCAAGGCGCATCTGGCGGGTGGCGAGAAGGGCAAGCTGCGCTACGACTACGACGAACTGACCGAGGCGGCAGGCGGGCACTGGCACATTCTGACCGGATGCCGTAAAGGGCATGTCCGCCAGGCACTTTCCGAGGGCGGACCGGAGGCGGCGACCAAAGCGCTTGCCGACCTGGTGGACCGGTTCGGTCGTGACCGGGTCAGCATCGAACTCACCCACCACGGGTATCCCTGCGACGACGAACGCAATGCCGCACTCGTCGAACTGGCGTCCAGGTTCGGTCTCGGCGTTGTCGCCACCACCGGTGCGCACTTCGCCGAGCCGTCCCGCGGCAGGCTCGCCATGGCGATGGGGGCGATCCGGGCTCGGCGCTCAATGGATGAGGCTGCCGGATACCTTGCCCCACTAGGGGGTTCGCACCTGCGATCCGGAGAGGAAATGGCTCGGCTTTTCGCAACGGTCCCCGAGGTCGTGACAGCTGCCGCCGACCTCGGCGAGCAGTGTGCGTTCGGGCTGGCCCTGATCGCCCCGCAGTTGCCGCCATTCGACGTCCCGGACGGTCATACCGAAGACAGCTGGCTCAGACACCTTGTCATGGCGGGCGCCAGAAACCGGTACGGGCCACCCGAGCGTGCCCAGCGGGCATATGCCCAGATCGAGCATGAGCTGAAAATTATTGATCAGCTGACATTTCCGGGCTATTTCCTGGTCGTCCACGACATCACCCGATTCTGCAAAGAGAACAACATCCTGGCCCAGGGGAGAGGATCGGCGGCCAATTCGGCCGTCTGTTATGCCCTCGGCGTCACCAACGTCGACCCCGTCGCCAACGAGCTGTTGTTCGAGCGGTTCCTGTCTCCGGCACGTGACGGGCCTCCGGACATCGACATCGACATCGAATCGGATCTGCGGGAGAACGTGATCCAGTACGTCTACAACCGCTACGGCCGAGACTACGCCGCCCAGGTGGCCAACGTCATCACCTACCGAGGTCGCAGCGCCGTGCGCGATATGGCCCGCGCGCTGGGGTTCTCCCAAGGCCAGCAAGACGCCTGGAGCAAGCAGATCGGCCAGTGGGGAAACCTGACCGAAGAGACTCATGTCGAGGATGTTCCCGAACCGGTGATCGACCTGGCCGTGCAGATCTCCAATCTGCCCAGGCACATGGGTATCCATTCGGGCGGCATGGTGATCTGCGACCGCCCCATCGCCGATGTCTGTCCGGTGGAGTGGGCCCGGATGGAGAACCGCAGCGTGCTGCAGTGGGATAAAGACGACTGTGCGGCAATCGGTTTGGTGAAGTTCGACCTGCTGGGCCTCGGCATGCTCTCGGCGCTGCACTACTGCATCGACCTGGTGCGCGAACACAAGGGCCTCGACGTCGACCTGGCCAAGCTGGACCTGTCCGAAGCCGCGGTGTACGAGATGCTGCAGCGTGCCGACTCCGTGGGGGTGTTCCAGGTGGAGTCCCGTGCGCAGATGGCCACTCTGCCCCGGCTGAAGCCGCGGGTGTTCTACGACCTGGTGGTCGAGGTGGCGCTGATCCGCCCGGGCCCGATCCAGGGCGGATCGGTGCATCCCTACATCAAACGACGCAACGGGGAAGAGCGCGTTACCTACGAACACCCGTCGATGGAAGCCGCACTGCGAAAAACATTGGGCGTGCCACTGTTTCAGGAACAGCTCATGCAGCTTGCGGTGGACTGCGCGGGCTTCTCCGCCGCCGAGGCCGACCAGTTGCGCCGAGCGATGGGTTCCAAACGCTCGACCGATCGGATGCGACGGCTGCGGGGCAGGTTCTACGACGGCATGCGGGCACGACACGGCATCACAGGAGAGGTCGCTGACCGGATCTACGAGAAACTGGAGGCATTCGCCAATTTTGGTTTCCCGGAAAGCCATTCGCTGAGTTTCGCCTCACTGGTGTTCTATTCGTCGTGGTTCAAGTTGCACCATCCGGCGGCGTTCTGCGCTGCGCTGCTGCGGGCACAGCCGATGGGTTTCTACTCGCCGCAGTCGCTGGTGGCCGACGCCCGTAGGCACGGGGTCGAGGTCCACGGGCCGGACGCCAACGCCAGCCTTGCGCACGCCACCTTGGAAGACGCAGGGAACGTGGTCAGATTAGGCCTCGGTAGCGTCCGCCACATCGGTGACGAATTGGCCGAACGCATCGTCGATGAACGAAACGCCAACGGGCCGTTCACCTCTCTCTTGGACCTGACTCAGCGGATTCAGCTGAGTGTTCCGCAGACCGAGGCGCTGGCCACAGCGGGTGCATTGGGTTGCTTCGGGATCACCAGACGCGAAGGCCTGTGGGCCGCAGGCGCGGCCGCCACCCAGCGTCCTGACCGGCTGCCCGGAGTGGGGTCGTCATCGCAGATCCCCTCGCTGCCCGGCATGACCGAACTCGAGCTGGCCGCCGCCGACGTGTGGGCGACAGGGGTCTCGTCCGACAGCTATCCCACCCAGTTCCTGCGCGAGAACCTCGACGCACTCGGTGTCGTTCCGGCCAACAAGCTGCTGGAGGTGCCCGACGGGACCCGGGTGCTGGTGGCCGGGGCGGTGACACACCGCCAGCGGCCGGGGACGGCGCAGGGTGTCACGTTCGTCAACCTCGAGGACGAGACCGGGATGGTCAACGTCCTGTGTTCGCGCGGGGTTTGGGCACGGCACCGCAAGCTGGCACAGACAGCGTCGGCGCTCTTGATACGCGGCCAGGTGCAGAACGCCACCGGCGCGGTCACCGTCGTCGCCGAACGCATGGGCAAGCTCGACATGCGAGTGACGTCGAAGTCCCGGGACTTCCGCTGA